The stretch of DNA TTTCGCGGCGATGCCGGAAGCAGAGATGCGGTTGACCGCACAGGTGCCGTTCCAGGCTTGCACAAGCTGCGCTGATGGCGGCCTTGAGCTCAGGCACTGGCGTAGGGCCTGGGCGTTCGACTGCCAGATTTGTGGTGCCCGGCTTCTTCCAAAGGCCGACAGGCAAAATGGCGCAGCGGTCTCCGAAAAGCTGGTTGATCGTGCCCGCCGGGGGGCACGGATCCTGGAGCGTGTCGCGGTGTCGGGCAGCGCGCGTCAACTACGCCGAGCCATGCGGGCGGTCACCTTCGCGATGGGACTCAAAGCTTTATGTGGAGACCCTTTCTTCGCGCTTCAAAGCCCCCGCCCGAACATAAGGCTCTTCTGCCTTGCCGCCATTGCCTCCGCCCAATCACGTCCACTGGTAAAGGCTGCGTTGTGCAGCATGGACATCGACGTCTACGCACGAGTTGCCCTGCTTCGCGCCTACGATAAGGAGCCCCGACTGCTTGCAACCGTCGACCAGATTGCTCAGCGGATGCGACTACGCGTCGGCGGTTCAGCCACCTCATCTCAAATTTAAGGGCAAGAAAGGCCGGAAAACGCGCCGTGTCTCGGATTTAAGGGCAAGGCGACACCCACTTCCGAGAGAACCAGGAACGGTTGCCTGACCATGCTGCGGCTGCCATCCATGCGTTGATCTGCCAAGCGGAGGCGATTGCCGATCAGGCTGAGGCCCTGGAGAAACGGATCCTCGAGTGGCACCGGACGCACGAGACGAGCCGGCGACTGGCGACCATTCCCGGTATCGGACCGATCACCGCCAGCGCAATTGCTGCAAATGTTCCGGATCCGAGCCTGTTCCGCTCGGCACGACAGTTCGCGGCCTGGCTAGGCCTGACGCCACGGGCGAACTCAAGCAGTGGCAAGGATCGACAGACCGGGATCAGCAAGCAGGGTGATGGATATATCCGGCGACTGCTCGTTTCCGGCGCGACTGCGGTGCTTCGCTTTGCAAGGCAGGGCGATGCCGGCAAGGCTTGGATGCTTGGGCTTAAAGCACGCAAGCGACCGAAAGTCGTTGCGGTCGCGCTCGCCAACAAGACTGCCCGGATCGCTTGGGCGCTCCTGCGCCGCAACGAGATCTACGCGGCCCCTGTCTCCTGAGCGCGGAACCGCTGACGGAATGCGTGAAGCTGAGAAGAGATGACAAACCGGTCGAACCGGGGATCGGGACACCCCAGGGGGTCAAGGCGCAGAAAGCGCGCAATTTTGATTGGGACCCGATCCGCGGACTTCATCTGGGCCAGCGGCTAGACCGCACCACAAAGGCCGTAGACATGACTGCTTTCGGCATAGGCGCGTCAATTCCCAGCTTGCGCAGCAGGGGTCGTCCAGACATGGGAACACTTGCCCTCGCCAGAGATGCCCACTGCGCGTTGGCGACGGTCCACCAATGACTTGCGCCACCGGACCTGTGGGGGAACCGGCGCAGCGCCAGTTCCCCATCGGCTCATTCTGCCGGAACCCAGGGCCGGTTATAGGCTGCCACGCGCCAATCACCGTGTTCGATGAACCGGGGGGCGCTCCCGGTTTCCAGCGCCTCGGCTGCGGCGTTCAGCGCCTCGGGCGATGTCTCGGGCCAGGCGCCCGTTTCGATCCGTTCGACCAGGGTCTCGACGATGGCCGTGCTTTCGGCAGCCGTGAACTCGCAATGGCCCGTGCCCTGGACCAGCGACTGCCGATACAGATCGCCGGTACCCTGCTCCTGCACCAGCGCGCCGTAGCCTTCCATCAGCGTGTAGGGAATGGCCCAGTCGCCCAGCATGTGGATGCGGATCGCCGGAACCTGCAGATCGCCGGTCGTCGTGCGCCCGTCTGCGGCCCAGAAATCGCGCGCATAATCCGAGGCCGCGATGCGGGGGGCGGCGTCGATCCTGGCAATGTCGGCCTGAAGGTCCAAACCGGCCTGTTCGTAGAGCGCCTCAACCGTCCGCGCCATCGCGGGTGCGGCATTCTGGTAGAAGGCGGCATAGTCGACCCCCTCGTTCCCGGAAAGTTGCTGCCCCGATGCGGCGTTTTCGAACAGAAGCCGCGAGGACCCGCCAACATTACCGCCGATGCGCAGCGCCGAGGCCACGATCATGTCGGCCATGGCGCCGGCATCCGCGGTGTCGGGTAGTTCGGTCCCCTCGACCATCCACGGCGACCACTGTCCGATGGCGAAGGCAAGCGCCAGCCGCGCGCGGCCCTCCGGGCTTTCGCCCGCCGTTTCGATGGCGGCCATCCAGGACGCACGGATCGCGTCAAGGCTGCGCTCGCCACCCGCTCCGGCATTGGGCAGGCCGACGATGGCGAGATCGCTGGCCGGACCGTGCCCAGCGGCCTCATAGCTTTCGCCCAGCAGGGTCTGCATGGCGAACCAGCCATCCAGGAAACTGCTCATGATCCAGACCGGCGTATGGGCGGCAAGCACGGCGGCACCGTCGATCCTGTCCGGGTAATCCTCGGCCGAAGCGAGGCTGTCGAGCCCTCCGCCAGAACAGCCGTATTGCAGCACCATGTCAGGAGCGCGCTCCAGGTCCGTGAAAATGTCCTGAACAGCTTGTAGATTCAGGATTTCACGCTGCGGATCGTATTGCCACAGGCGCAGCGGGTGCCGGGCGAGCCCGGCGAAGGCATAGCCACGACCGAGCAGGTCGTCATACCGCTGGACCGCTGACGCGACCGAAACGTTGCTGGCGAAATCCAGATCCCTGAGTAGTCGACCATTCCAGTTCTCGGGCACGCGGATCAGCCATGCCGTCCCGTCCGGCAGGGTTCCCGCATGTTCGTTGAAGGCGGGCTGCTCCTGCGCCGACGCGAGCGGGGCGAAGCCCGCGGTCAGAGCGAGGCAAAGCACCACCATTCCGGTCCGCGAACGCGGGCCGACCAAATTGGCTGTCCGTGACATGAATTTCCTCCAGTTTGATGCAGCGATGAAATCCGGCTCCTCTTCCGGGGAACCATCGCCGGGAAAAACATAGATAGCTAATTATTAGTGTCAAGGGCTCTGATGCACAAATCGGCTTAAGGCCGAGGTTCCCCTTTCCCCGGACGGACTTATCCCACAGCTTCCGTGACGGGTATTCCGAGCGCGGTGTAGCCGTTCAGGACGGCGATGCGGACCTGGAGTTCGGCGACCTGTCGATCGAAGTCCCGTGCCATGAGCCGCTGGCCCAGCAACTTGATACAATGCATCTTTGTCTCGACGCGGCTTCGGCGGTGGTATCCACTCCATCGTCGCCAGAGCGCGCGGCCCAGGTATTTCGCCGCGCGCAGGGCCTCATTTCGCGCCACGGCTCCGGCGGTGATCGTCTTCCAGGGCTTCGCGTTCTTGCGGGGCGGGATGACGGCATGGGCACCGCGATCTGCAATCGCATCGTGGCATTTGCGCGTGTCGTAGGCGCCATCAGCCGTAACGCTACCGATTTCCTGGTCCTGCGGGATTTGGTCGAGAAGGTGGGTAGGATGGGCGCATCACCGATGTGGCTCCCGGTGACTTCGACGGCCCGGATCTCCAACGTTTCTTCATCGATCCCAAGGTGGAGCTTGCGCCAGACGCGCCGTTTCGGGCCGCCATGCTTGCGTGCGTGCCACTCGCCTTCACCTTCGACCTTGATCCCGGTGCTGTCGATCAGCAGGTGCAACGGCCCCTTGGAGCCGCGGTAGGGGATGTTCACGGCCAAGGTCTTCTGGCGGCGAGATAGCGTGCTGAAGTCGGGCACCGTCCAGTTCAGGCCGACCAGCCGTAGCAGGCTCTCGACGAACCCGGTCGTCTGCCGGAGCGCCATGCCGAACAGCACTTTCATCGAGAGGCACGTCTGGATAGCGGCATCGCTGTAGGTCTGCTGGCGGCCACGCCTGCCTGTCGGCGCGGCATCCCAGCTCATCTCGGGGTCAAACCAGATCGTCAGCGAGCCCCGGCGCTTGACTGCTTCATTGTAGGCTGGCCAGTTCCTGGTCTTGTAGGTCGGGGGTATGGGTCTGCTCATGCAGCCTGACTAACAGACTGGATTCGCAAGGTGAAACCTTCACAGCATTTGCGCAACATGTATAACCGCCCCTTGCGCAAGAGGGTTTCTGGATCAGTTTCGCGCGGTGTCGGGTGCTGACATGTATCCGGCCTCTGTTGCGGCCATCATCACGCCGCGGGCCCGTATGGTGTTCGCAGGTCGGGTCCAGATCAAAGCCGCGTGCTCGATGGCACTCTGTTGCGCTCTGGTTCTCCCGATCCCGTCTCACGACCGTGCGCCAAACGTCTCCTTGCCCTCTTCCGCTCCGACGTCCTCGCGACCAGTGACGGCTTACGCCGCAGCGGTCGGAGACTGGTAGGCGCCGCCTCGGGCCATCAGCGCCCAGACGATCCGCGCCATTTTGTTCGCCAGCGCGACCCGCACCAGCATCGGCGGCTTGCGCGTCAGCATCTCGCCAAGCCATGTGCCCGGCCGGGCAGCGGCATGAACATGCCTGTCGCGTAGCCCTTAATTGTGAGATGAGAAATCCAACGAAATCAACGGCCTTGCTTTGCCCTTAAATATGATATTTTGCCTTTAAATCGGGAGTGGACAGAACATGGGGGTCGTCGTCGGTGATCTGGCCTGTGCTAAGGTAAGCTCTTTGTATGGGGGGCTGCCATGGACGTACGGATTACAATCGAAACTACCTTCGACAACGGGGAGAAGCGCACTCATCAGCTTGACGGCATTTCTCGACCATACCGGGTGACCTGCCCAGACGGGATCGGGCTGCGCCTCGAGGATGGGAAAAGGATCCTCGAACAGATCCAGAGGGTAATCCTTTACGATCAGGTCGATGAGATCATTCGAGAAAGCCGCGTATGCCCGGATTGCGCCTCGGTTCGTGCCATTCATGACTATCGCACGCGCGATCTCGACACGCTCTTTGGGCGGGTTCGGGTCAAAGCCGCGCGCTTGCGCCGCTGTTCGTGTGATGCCAGGTCAGCGGCGATGCCCGGCGGACCTATTTCTCCGCTGGCCTATTTCTTTCCTGACCGGGCTACCCCGGAGCTGCAGCGGCTCCATGCGGAACTCGGGTCCCGGCATTCCTTTCGCGAAGCCGCGCGGCTGATGAAAAGCTTCCTCCCCTGCCATCCGCCCCATCACACCACGGTGCGTGACCGGTTGGGAAGAGTAGCCGCGGGGCTCGAGAAAAGTCGAAGGGCATCAGGCGATCCCGCTGAAGCACTTCCCAAAGGGGGTTTGACGGTTTTTCTGGACGGTGCGCATATCCGCTGTCGACCGGAGTATCAGCAGCGACACCTGGATCTTGTGGTCGGTAAGATTGAAAGTCGCAATATGTGCCGACGATTTGGCTTGGTCGCCAATGCGACGGCATCGCCAGGCAGCCGGATGCGAGAAGAGCTGTCAGACTTTGGATGGAAGCCGGGCCGTCTGTTGACGGTAATCTCTGATGGCGAGCTTGCTCTCCCGAACCTCATACGGAATGCCATGGGTGGCGACGGCCAGGTGAAGCATATCCTCGACTGGTGGCACATCTCGATGCGTATTCGACATGTCGAGGCCGCCGTTCAGGGTCTGGTCCAGATACCGGGATTCACTGGAATTCCGGTGCTGTTCCAGCGCCCCGCGAAAAGCCTTCGCTGGTGGCTGTGGCATGGCAGAGCACGGGTCGCGGAAACTTATCTGAAAGGGCTCATGCACGATTGCACCCGCCTTGCGGAAGAACCTTTGGCTGTCCGCACCGCTGCCGCTCGTGTGCAGGCCCGATGCGGGACACTGTACACCTATCTCGCGAACAACATGGAATCCCTTGTCGACTATGGCCGACGGTACCGTAACGGGCTGCCCATCTCGTCATCTCGTGCCGAAGGATCAGTCGATGACATTGCCAATGCCCGCATGGGAAAGCGCAGAAGGATGCGGTGGTCGCCCAAAGGGGCTCACCGAGTAGCCGTCACAAGGGCCGCAGTTCTCGATGGTCGGCTGACCGTCGCAAACAGAAAACGCGCCGCATGACCCCCATGTTCTGTCCACTCCCGCTTCGATATCCGCGCGCTTGAGGGCAATGCGGATTTCGGGGTGGCGGCTGTCTATCCCAATACCGACCCAAGCCCGATGAACAGCCGCCTCTTCGGCGAGGGCCGCGAGACGGTCGAGATGATGATCGTCGAGGTCGCCGGCGAGTTCGCAGGCGCCCCCGGCGTCGCCCGGGCCGGGCTCTCGGCCACCCAGTGGCGCTGCCTCTTCCAGGCCCTGATCAAGCAGGAGAGCCGCTTCAACGTCGCTGCCGAAAGCCCGGTCGGGGCCTATGGCCTCACCCAACTCATGCCCGGCACCGCTTCCGATCTCGGCGTCGACCGGTATGATGTGAAGGACAACCTCCGCGGCGGCGCGCGCTATATCACGACCCAGCTCAACCGTTTCGGCAATATCCCCCATGCGCTCGCGGCTTATAACGCGGGCCCTGGCCGGGTCATCGAATTTGGCGGCGTGCCGCCCTTCGCCGAGACCCAAGGCTACGTGCGCAACATCTCAAAGTTCTACAACGAATATCTGGCCGTGGTGGGGGGCGCCGACGCGCTTGGCACGCTCTCGCCCTCGGACTTTGCCCTCGCCGAATATGCCAGCATCTCCGAGGCGGGCGTTGTCTGACGTCAGCACCAATGGGACAGTTTAGGGTGATTTGATAAGAGAGGGTTTCTGGCTCATCGTAACCACCAAGGAGTGAAGATGAGACAGAAACCCGGAAGCAAGCAGAGCCACGGCGAGAAGATCATCAAAGACATCCGCCGGGTCACGCGCAAGCAATATTCTGCGGAAGAGAAGATCAGGATCGTTCTGGACGGCCTGAAGGGCGAGGACAGCATTGCCGAGCTGTGTCGACGTGAGGGTATTGCCCAGAGCCTCTATTACAGCTGGTCGAAGGAGTTCCTCGAAGCTGGGAAGAAGCGGCTGGCTGGGGACACAGCGCGTGCGGCGACGTCGAGCGAGGTCAAGGTTCTGCGCCGTGAGGCCCGTGATCTGAAGGAGGTCGTGGCAGAACAGGCGCTGGAGCTACGGCTGCTCAAAAAAAGCATGCTCGGGGATGGGGGCGACGACGAATGAGGTATCCCGCATCCGAGAAGCTGGAGATTATCCGGCTGGTCGAACAGTCCCATTTGCCGACCAAACGCACGCTGGACAAGCTGGGCATCCCCAGGACCACTTTCTATCGCTGGTATGACCGGTATCTGGCCGGTGGTCCCGAGGCGCTGGAAGACCGCCGCCCCAGGCCGTCGCGGGTCTGGAACCGCATTCCTGGGCCGGTTCGCGAGAAGATCAAGGATTTAGCCTTGCAGGAAAGTGACCTGTCCCCACGCGAGTTGGCCATACGCTTCACCGACACGGAAAAGTATTTTGTGTCAGAGGCTTCTGTGTATCGCATCCTCAAATCCTGCGATCTGATCACCAGCCCGGCCTATGTGGTTCTGTCGGCGGCCGATGAGTTCCGGGACAAGACGACCCGGCCGAACCAGCTGTGGCAGACCGACTTCACCTATCTCAAGGTTATCGGCTGGGGCTGGTTCTATCTCTCGACGATCCTCGACGACTTCAGCCGTTACATCATCGCCTGGAAGCTCTGCACGACGATGAAAGCGGGCGATGTGACCGACACCCTGGACCTGGCCCTACAAGCCTCAGGCTGTGACCAGGCGACGGTGCTGCACAAACCGCGACTGCTCAGTGACAATGGGGCGAGTTACATCTCGGGCGAACTGGCCGAATGGCTGGAAGATCGGCAGATGGATCACATCCGCGGCGCCCCGTACCACCCGCAAACCCAGGGCAAGATCGAGCGCTGGCATCAGACCCTGAAGAACCGCATCCTGCTGGAAAACTACTATCTGCCCGGCGATCTCAGGCAGAAGGTCGACGCCTTCGTCGAGCATTACAACCATCGGCGCTATCACGAGAGCCTGCAGAACCTCACCCCGGCCGACGTCTACTTCGGGCGCGGTCAGACCATCCTGCAACAGCGAGAAAGGATCAAACGAAAGACTATCGAAACCCGGCGCTTGCTTCACCGAAGATCCGCCGCATAATCAGACCAACCAGATGTGCCAGACCCTCTCTTAGATCAGGCCGCCAACTGGCCCAAAAACTCTGACGACGGACATCCCAACGAACCGGTACAGCCTCCTATTGCGCCTCAAGAAACCTCATAATTTTTATCCGACGCTCAGAAAGAAAGGCCCCATAGCCTTCCAGCAGCCCGATATCGCTCACTTCACACTCGGAACTCGGGCGCCCCTCTTCGACTTTCTTTAGGGCCCGCTCAACCGACGGAGGCCGAGCGTCGGTAGACATAAGTCGATGCGCGAGATCGACATCCATCGCCTGCACCAACTCGGGTGCGAGTGCAGAACGGCATTCAAAGTGGCAAATGCGCAGCGCTAGTTCTTTGAGTCGGTCATCTTCGAAGGACTGTGCGATTGCGTGCCGTTCGCTCCAAGGAGCGCTGTGGAACCGATCACACAGCGTAGCGTCGTTCCGACTTGAAAACTTGGTGTACAACATCTCTTCAACATGACCTGGCTCAGGATACTGCGCACGGTTTTCTGAGAAGACTCGCTCGATTCGAGTTTTGAGCCCCTCGTCTTCCACAATTCGCGCGGCCCGATCCTCTAATTCTTCGCATGAGGTGCCCACGAAAAATTCCTCGGATGCTTCCCAAAGTGGCATCATTGTCGGACCTGCGTTTGATCGAACTCTCCGGATTGGGCGTGGTGGGCTCAATAACCAGCTTGCCAACTGCTCATCTGACATTGATGCGAGCTCTTCGATTGGCTCGACCAAGCTCAAGCAAAGCATGCCATTTGGTTGGTCGGGTTCATTTGCAACGAAAACTACAGGAGTGTGATATGCTCTGTTTCCATAAAACTCCGTAAGTACGAAGGGTTCGTCCGACGTAACAAAATCGGCAACCGAAGCTTTGTTGGAGAAACGCACAAACCTTCGCCAAAGATCCGGGCTCAGCTTCTTCACAAGACGGCAGAGCTCAAGCGTTGTTTGTGTGTCGAACATTGCATCGTGTGCCTTGAGCACTGCAATTCCGTTGGCCGCTGCAATATCATGCAAGCGGAAGCTTGGATCACCTGAGTCCTTGAGCGGCACGCGTAGGGCGTTGTCACCAGACGCCGAGCAGGACAAAGCGAGTGACATAACGTCATTCCGAGCGTTCCCATGAAGGCTCGTAAGGTAGGGAGGGTGCAATGTTCGATACAACGCATGGCGAAGAAACTCTTCGTCAAATCTTATGGAATTGTATCCTAAAAAAATGGCTGGAGACCAAGACAGCAGCCGCTCATTCAAATCCCGCATCATTTGATAATGGGTGGAAAGATGCTGGTCTGTCAGTGCTTCAATTGACAAACCGTTGGCAAGCATCGCCTGAACGTCCGGAACAACATTCGGATCGATTCTTGATCTCAATTCGAACCGATCGGTTTCGTTGAGGTCATTGTCTGTTCTGACGGCTGCAAATTGAACGATCTGATCGAAACCAGCGTGCAAACCAGTAGTTTCAGTGTCAAAAAATATGAACGACATGTGGCCACCAAAATCACATGAGGTTGGCCAGCCGGTATTTCATTGCAGACACGCTGACCCGAAATTTCTTGGCGAGCTTCTCGACCTTGGCCTCATCATCCAAATCCAAGCCCTCTTTGCCACAAGCATCCAGCAGTAGTTGGTGAGGCATTAGAAGTTCCGACGCGAATGTATTCGCTTCGACCTCCAACGGGTCTGTGCCTTGCGAAGATACTTGATCGCGCCTCAATGCCCGCAACCCCTTGGAAAGGTGAACTTCGCCATGCAGTCTTTCCTCATGCAATACGTGATGAGCCAGCTCATGCGCCGCCGAAAACCTTTGTCGATTGGGATGGTGCAAAGCGTTTACCCCGATCATCGAAACGCCGTCTTGGCTATAGGCCATACCCGATAAGTCCTCATCCAGAGGCGCGTAATCAAGCACTATGTTCCGGCTCTTGATAATGCGCTCTACGGGAACTGGCGCTCGTTGAATATTGTGCTCTTCAAGTATTCTGCGCGCCGCCGTGATTGCTCGTTCTTTGTCCGCACTCATCGTCCGGTACTCTGCTTCGCGCCCTGTTTCAAAGCGTTGCGGATGAGTTGCTCTACACCTGCCTTGCTGGCCTCAGACAGTTTCTCGCTAGTACGCATTTGCGGTTCTTCCTCCCTATTCTGACCAATACTCAGAGGAGGTAGCAGGTCAGATAACGAAGACACTTCGAGTGCGTTGGCTATCGAATAAAGGTGATGGAGGCCAACATTCTGCTGACCGCGCTCTATGTTCGCAATCGACGCACGCGAGAGCCCCGTTTTCTGAGCGAGCTCCAATTGGGTCATGTTGCCTTGCTGCTTCCTTCTGGTCGCCACTGCACGACCGAACGCCCTGTGTATCAGTTCCCTTGACATGCGCTCCGTTACCATTTTTGTCATTGCCGTGTCAATATCTCAAACATCATGTTTGTATTTTAAACATTTCATTCTGTCGTTGTGCTTGTATTGACAACACGCGGTTAACCATCCATCCTAAGTATGACCAACAAGAATCGGGCACTGGAAACGAAAGGGGCAGATCATGGCAAACCAGGGAAAAGGTGGCGGCGGATACCGCAGCGCGAAGTCGGGTCGCTACGTCACGAAGACATACGGGAAATCGCATCCACGGACGACTATCCTAGAGGCGCCCGGAAAGAGTGGGTCCACGGGCGGGAGCTACCGAAGCGCTGTAAGTGGTCGTTTTGTGACGGCGAAGTACGGGAAGGCCAACCCGAAAACTACTGTGCGCGAAAGATAGCAATCTCGCCTTGGAAACCTCCTCGCGGAGTAGATGGGCAGAAGCACATACAGGAGAAGACATGGGAACTAGGGAGTTGAGCAGATGCTAGAATTCAGACGCAACGGGCGCAAAATGTCGAGCCAACAGTTCTTTGACGGCATCAAGAAGGATATGCTTGCCAAGGCCGAAGGCGAGGTGGAGCGACGCCTGCGAACCCTTTGTGATCCCGAAACAGGTCAACCAGTTAAGGTCACCAAGCAGGTTCGAAATGGCAAGGCGACTTGGAATGTCGAAGGTTCGCCAAAAGCCATCGCAGAAGCAAAGAAAATCATGGGCGCAAGCTGAGGCCAAGCCCTGCGATCGGGCGGTCTTGGTGTGTGTTTCCAGAAGAGAAGTTGAGGTCAAATGAGCATTTCCGACGATTTCAAAGCGTTTTTGGAAAACATCCAGGTCGATAACGCCGAAACTATTTCGCTACGGTACGGCGAGGTTACAGCTGCCCTTAACAAGCAGTTCCGAGATACCGAATCCAAGACAGCAAACAGCCTCCAAGTTGGATCCTACGGACGGTGGACCGCCATCAAGGGTGTGTCTGACTTGGACATGATTTACATCATGCCCGCCGGAAAATGGGACGACTATAAGAACAGTGGTCAGACCAAGCTGCTCCAAGACACCAAAGAAGCTATCAAGCGTCGCTATCCGTCTACAACGGTACGTGTGGACCGTTTGGTTGTTCGCGTCCTTTACAAGGACTTCCACATAGAAGTGATGCCAGCGTTCAAGCAGGATGATGGTAGTTACAAATACCCAGATACCGCGAATGGCGGATCGTGGAAGATCACTAAGCCGCAGGCAGAAATTGATGAAATGCGCGAGGCCAACAAGCGCAAGAACCGCAACCTTCGTCGACTTTGTAAAATGGCGAGGGCGTGGAAAAACAAACACGGTGTCGCCATGGGCGGACTATTGATCGATACCTTGGCGTACAATTTCCTAGAATCGACAGACGAATACGACGATCGAAGCTATTACTATTATGACTGGATGTGCCGGGATTTTTTCAAGTTTCTGGCCGATCAACCGAAGCAATCCGAATACGCCGCATTGGGTAGTCGGCAACGAGTGCGGGTCAAGAAGCGCTTCGAGACGAAGGCCAAGAAGGCCTATGACTTGTGCGTTAAGGCAATCGAGGCCAGCGGTCAAAAGAATGAGCGCCAAAAGTGGCGTGACGTATTCGGCAATGCCTATCCGGCACCTGTGACGAAGAGCGCAGCGGGAGAGTCCGCAGCGTATTCCCATGTCTTTAGAGACACTGAACAGTTTGTTGAAGACAGGTTCCGTGTCGATATTCGCCATCATCTTCGAATCAACTGCGAGGTTACTCAGAATGGGTTCCGCCCTACGATGCTCCGTGAGCTACTAGAAGGGTACGGTATCCTCCGACCGCAGAAAGAACTTCGGTTTTTTCTTTCCGACACATCGGACCTGCCAGATGATATTGAGCTGTACTGGAAAGTCCTGAACCGAGGTGACGAAGCCGAGCGCCGCGATATGATCCGGGGTCAGATCGTGCGCGACGACGGACGCGGCGAGCGTCGAGAAACGACAAATTTCCGCGGCGATCACCTCGTCGAGTGCTACGCCGTCAGCCGTGGCGTTGTCATAGCAAGGGACATGATCCGTGTACCGATCCGTGTGCGAGACGCCGAGGACGAAGACTATGCAGCCTGACTACGATGTCGCATTTGAAGACCAAGTCAGGGAATGCTTCGGACGTGTGGTCTATACCCACAAGACCCATGAACGTATGGCCGATCATTGCGCGGCTACTTTGCGCAGATACAAGATGGCCCAGATCGCGCTCTCAGCACTTACCAGTGCCGGCGCAGTCGGGGTCATAGCAAGTGACCAGAAATGGGTAGAGATCGCGACCGTCGTGGTCTCTTTCCTGACGCTGTTCGTAGCCGCTTACCTAAAAAACTTCGACCCAGGCGCCATCGCCCAAAAGCACCGCGACGCAGCTGCAAAGCTCTGGAATGTCCGTGAGTGTTATCTTTCGCTTCTGACGGACCTCGTAAGGCTTGAGCACGAAGCAGCAATCGAGCGTCGTGACGAACTGCAGGCGGCTCTCGCAGCCCTTTATGCAAGCGCACCACAGACTGACGGTAAGGCATACCGGGAAGCGCAACATCGACTGAAAAAGCTAGAAGATATGACCTTTTCCGACGATGAAATCGACTGCTTTCTTCCTTTCTCCCTAAAACGGTCAGGCGG from Leisingera daeponensis DSM 23529 encodes:
- a CDS encoding TniQ family protein; its protein translation is MDTGLVAPCKRSATAREIWGVTCIPLPISVTPVPDELLSGWLSRLAASNHCEVADLLAHIGIDAKYAAALDFDLDMLAADRISVAARFDPAFVSSMTFAAMPEAEMRLTAQVPFQACTSCADGGLELRHWRRAWAFDCQICGARLLPKADRQNGAAVSEKLVDRARRGARILERVAVSGSARQLRRAMRAVTFAMGLKALCGDPFFALQSPRPNIRLFCLAAIASAQSRPLVKAALCSMDIDVYARVALLRAYDKEPRLLATVDQIAQRMRLRVGGSATSSQI
- a CDS encoding membrane protein yields the protein MVVLCLALTAGFAPLASAQEQPAFNEHAGTLPDGTAWLIRVPENWNGRLLRDLDFASNVSVASAVQRYDDLLGRGYAFAGLARHPLRLWQYDPQREILNLQAVQDIFTDLERAPDMVLQYGCSGGGLDSLASAEDYPDRIDGAAVLAAHTPVWIMSSFLDGWFAMQTLLGESYEAAGHGPASDLAIVGLPNAGAGGERSLDAIRASWMAAIETAGESPEGRARLALAFAIGQWSPWMVEGTELPDTADAGAMADMIVASALRIGGNVGGSSRLLFENAASGQQLSGNEGVDYAAFYQNAAPAMARTVEALYEQAGLDLQADIARIDAAPRIAASDYARDFWAADGRTTTGDLQVPAIRIHMLGDWAIPYTLMEGYGALVQEQGTGDLYRQSLVQGTGHCEFTAAESTAIVETLVERIETGAWPETSPEALNAAAEALETGSAPRFIEHGDWRVAAYNRPWVPAE
- a CDS encoding ISKra4 family transposase — its product is MDVRITIETTFDNGEKRTHQLDGISRPYRVTCPDGIGLRLEDGKRILEQIQRVILYDQVDEIIRESRVCPDCASVRAIHDYRTRDLDTLFGRVRVKAARLRRCSCDARSAAMPGGPISPLAYFFPDRATPELQRLHAELGSRHSFREAARLMKSFLPCHPPHHTTVRDRLGRVAAGLEKSRRASGDPAEALPKGGLTVFLDGAHIRCRPEYQQRHLDLVVGKIESRNMCRRFGLVANATASPGSRMREELSDFGWKPGRLLTVISDGELALPNLIRNAMGGDGQVKHILDWWHISMRIRHVEAAVQGLVQIPGFTGIPVLFQRPAKSLRWWLWHGRARVAETYLKGLMHDCTRLAEEPLAVRTAAARVQARCGTLYTYLANNMESLVDYGRRYRNGLPISSSRAEGSVDDIANARMGKRRRMRWSPKGAHRVAVTRAAVLDGRLTVANRKRAA
- a CDS encoding IS3 family transposase (programmed frameshift); the encoded protein is MRQKPGSKQSHGEKIIKDIRRVTRKQYSAEEKIRIVLDGLKGEDSIAELCRREGIAQSLYYSWSKEFLEAGKKRLAGDTARAATSSEVKVLRREARDLKEVVAEQALELRLLKKKHARGWGRRRMRYPASEKLEIIRLVEQSHLPTKRTLDKLGIPRTTFYRWYDRYLAGGPEALEDRRPRPSRVWNRIPGPVREKIKDLALQESDLSPRELAIRFTDTEKYFVSEASVYRILKSCDLITSPAYVVLSAADEFRDKTTRPNQLWQTDFTYLKVIGWGWFYLSTILDDFSRYIIAWKLCTTMKAGDVTDTLDLALQASGCDQATVLHKPRLLSDNGASYISGELAEWLEDRQMDHIRGAPYHPQTQGKIERWHQTLKNRILLENYYLPGDLRQKVDAFVEHYNHRRYHESLQNLTPADVYFGRGQTILQQRERIKRKTIETRRLLHRRSAA
- a CDS encoding exonuclease domain-containing protein: MSFIFFDTETTGLHAGFDQIVQFAAVRTDNDLNETDRFELRSRIDPNVVPDVQAMLANGLSIEALTDQHLSTHYQMMRDLNERLLSWSPAIFLGYNSIRFDEEFLRHALYRTLHPPYLTSLHGNARNDVMSLALSCSASGDNALRVPLKDSGDPSFRLHDIAAANGIAVLKAHDAMFDTQTTLELCRLVKKLSPDLWRRFVRFSNKASVADFVTSDEPFVLTEFYGNRAYHTPVVFVANEPDQPNGMLCLSLVEPIEELASMSDEQLASWLLSPPRPIRRVRSNAGPTMMPLWEASEEFFVGTSCEELEDRAARIVEDEGLKTRIERVFSENRAQYPEPGHVEEMLYTKFSSRNDATLCDRFHSAPWSERHAIAQSFEDDRLKELALRICHFECRSALAPELVQAMDVDLAHRLMSTDARPPSVERALKKVEEGRPSSECEVSDIGLLEGYGAFLSERRIKIMRFLEAQ
- a CDS encoding ImmA/IrrE family metallo-endopeptidase, with translation MSADKERAITAARRILEEHNIQRAPVPVERIIKSRNIVLDYAPLDEDLSGMAYSQDGVSMIGVNALHHPNRQRFSAAHELAHHVLHEERLHGEVHLSKGLRALRRDQVSSQGTDPLEVEANTFASELLMPHQLLLDACGKEGLDLDDEAKVEKLAKKFRVSVSAMKYRLANLM
- a CDS encoding helix-turn-helix domain-containing protein translates to MTKMVTERMSRELIHRAFGRAVATRRKQQGNMTQLELAQKTGLSRASIANIERGQQNVGLHHLYSIANALEVSSLSDLLPPLSIGQNREEEPQMRTSEKLSEASKAGVEQLIRNALKQGAKQSTGR